A window of the Desulforapulum autotrophicum HRM2 genome harbors these coding sequences:
- a CDS encoding (Fe-S)-binding protein gives MSTPIQPAVDTDKINEILWTRKKEIQVSLKSCAHCSLCADSCFLYQCREKDPRYMPSHKFINSIGTLYKKKGNVTREALEEIRDIVWKRCVLCTRCYCPLGIDIPSMIALARKVCRSQNVFYDYSQETRGPQK, from the coding sequence ATGAGTACACCGATTCAACCGGCTGTAGACACGGATAAAATTAACGAAATCCTTTGGACAAGGAAAAAAGAGATTCAGGTATCACTCAAGAGTTGTGCACATTGTTCCCTTTGTGCAGACAGTTGTTTTTTGTATCAGTGCCGGGAGAAAGATCCCAGGTACATGCCCTCCCACAAATTCATCAACAGCATTGGAACCCTGTACAAAAAAAAGGGAAACGTCACCCGTGAAGCCCTTGAAGAAATAAGAGACATTGTATGGAAGCGCTGCGTCCTCTGCACCAGGTGCTATTGTCCCCTTGGCATTGATATCCCTTCGATGATAGCACTTGCAAGGAAGGTCTGCAGATCCCAGAACGTTTTTTACGATTACAGTCAAGAGACAAGAGGTCCCCAGAAATGA
- a CDS encoding protein TmcC2: MLISDFIKGPMVWISFLFFLSGTLYQIITFYSLSRARQAAPRQNTLPAQEQEPSILDRTCLRYRLSKFRLTVFGRHPVMMIVTMIFHLTLIATPFFVLGHNILMDLSVDISFPSLPEMVTDLLAMVVIVCCLFFLIRRFFAPAVRAITTPSDYLMLAMVGTPFLTGIFAYHHLGNYNAMILIHMAAGEVLIMILPFSRFVHMIYFFINRFILIQQNSLGKGGSRVWR; encoded by the coding sequence ATGCTTATTTCCGATTTTATCAAAGGCCCTATGGTTTGGATTTCGTTTTTATTCTTTTTGAGTGGAACGCTCTACCAGATCATTACATTCTACTCCCTGAGCAGGGCAAGGCAGGCCGCACCCCGCCAGAATACATTGCCGGCACAGGAACAAGAACCCTCCATTTTAGATCGAACCTGCCTCCGATACAGACTTTCCAAGTTCAGGCTCACCGTGTTTGGCAGGCATCCTGTCATGATGATCGTGACTATGATTTTTCACCTGACCCTTATTGCAACCCCGTTCTTTGTGCTTGGACACAATATTCTCATGGATCTTTCCGTTGACATCAGCTTTCCGAGCCTTCCGGAAATGGTTACAGATCTTCTGGCCATGGTTGTCATTGTCTGCTGCCTGTTTTTCCTGATCAGGCGGTTTTTTGCCCCGGCCGTAAGGGCGATTACCACGCCATCTGATTATCTGATGTTGGCCATGGTGGGGACACCCTTTCTGACCGGTATTTTTGCCTACCACCATCTGGGTAATTATAATGCCATGATCCTGATACATATGGCAGCAGGAGAGGTTCTGATTATGATCCTTCCCTTTAGCAGGTTCGTCCATATGATCTACTTTTTTATCAACCGTTTTATTCTAATCCAGCAAAACAGCCTGGGCAAAGGAGGAAGCAGGGTCTGGCGGTAA
- a CDS encoding phosphatidylserine decarboxylase gives MQRFVHQYVKRKTKSVETERLVGDPVIHLLYSRIRENAPFLFNQLVSKRASSLLGFLNYDLNHWRFTNQRLAKAGPGREDKPVFAVRAFKDLDINPEEIWGQVEDFDTYRKIFERQIRYWEFRPMPDDPCCVVSPADARVLTGSFPTQKMLFIKETFFFYNELIGPDKAQWLKVFSQGDYAIFRLTPDKYHYNHAPVSGQVVDTYEIDGTYHSCNPGAVVQSVTPFSKNRRTVTIIDTDVDRGTRVGRVAMVEIVAMMIGRIDQCYSVERYDFPKPLKTGSFVQKGQPKSLFAPGSSTTVLIFEKNRIQFSQDLLANQNRSDVKSRFTRGFERPLVETDLNVRETIGEAI, from the coding sequence ATGCAACGTTTTGTTCATCAATATGTCAAAAGAAAAACCAAATCCGTTGAGACCGAACGCCTTGTGGGTGACCCGGTTATTCACCTCCTGTATTCCCGCATCAGGGAAAATGCGCCTTTTCTGTTCAACCAGCTGGTATCAAAACGGGCCTCTTCTCTTTTGGGTTTTCTCAATTATGACCTTAATCATTGGCGCTTTACCAACCAGCGCCTTGCCAAAGCCGGCCCAGGCAGGGAGGATAAGCCCGTCTTTGCTGTCAGGGCATTCAAAGATCTGGACATCAACCCGGAGGAAATCTGGGGGCAGGTTGAAGATTTTGATACCTATCGAAAAATATTTGAACGTCAGATCCGGTACTGGGAATTTCGGCCCATGCCCGATGATCCCTGTTGTGTGGTCTCCCCGGCCGATGCAAGGGTTCTGACCGGTTCTTTTCCCACCCAGAAAATGTTGTTCATCAAGGAGACTTTTTTTTTCTACAACGAATTGATCGGGCCGGATAAGGCCCAGTGGCTAAAGGTCTTTTCCCAGGGAGATTATGCCATTTTCCGGCTGACCCCTGACAAATACCATTATAACCATGCACCTGTTTCAGGGCAGGTTGTGGATACCTACGAAATCGACGGAACGTATCACTCGTGCAACCCGGGCGCCGTGGTGCAGTCGGTCACTCCGTTTTCAAAAAACCGGAGGACAGTAACCATTATTGACACGGATGTGGATCGGGGAACCCGGGTGGGACGGGTGGCAATGGTGGAAATTGTGGCAATGATGATCGGCAGAATCGATCAGTGCTACAGCGTTGAACGCTATGATTTCCCGAAACCTTTGAAAACGGGCAGCTTTGTTCAAAAAGGACAGCCCAAAAGCCTGTTTGCACCGGGCAGTTCCACAACCGTGCTGATATTTGAGAAAAACAGGATACAATTTTCCCAGGACCTCCTTGCGAACCAGAACCGGTCAGATGTCAAAAGCCGTTTTACCCGGGGCTTTGAAAGGCCCCTGGTGGAAACCGATCTCAATGTAAGGGAAACAATTGGAGAAGCAATCTAA
- a CDS encoding DUF4405 domain-containing protein, giving the protein MMVRKITSLTLLIAFSLLILTSIILYIVPQGRIAFWVDWHLWGLTKNQWGNLHINLGVLVLVSGLVHVYYNWRALVAYMKNRAKQIKVFTPSFTVALMLTLGVVVGTYYEIAPMGSIISLGEAIKERAAIKYGEPPYGHAELSPLTVFARKQGLDLELSMTLLKGAGLVVGGDNDTIAEIADHNGLIPQQVYAVIKPALKDEISGKDGLPESPPPGFGNMTLGAVCSEYNLSLPEVIRGLNANDIKAEAGMTIKQMAHANGISPMAVFERLRGLDLP; this is encoded by the coding sequence ATGATGGTTAGAAAAATCACATCTCTGACACTGTTGATCGCCTTTTCACTGTTGATCCTTACCTCAATCATTCTTTATATCGTTCCCCAGGGGCGGATTGCCTTTTGGGTCGACTGGCATCTCTGGGGTCTGACAAAAAACCAGTGGGGAAATCTTCACATCAATCTTGGGGTGCTCGTGCTTGTCTCGGGCCTGGTGCATGTCTACTATAACTGGCGTGCCCTGGTCGCCTACATGAAAAACAGAGCAAAGCAGATTAAGGTATTTACCCCTTCGTTCACTGTTGCCTTGATGCTCACCCTGGGGGTTGTGGTCGGCACATACTATGAAATTGCCCCCATGGGATCTATTATTTCCCTTGGGGAAGCCATTAAGGAACGGGCTGCCATAAAGTATGGTGAACCGCCCTATGGCCATGCAGAACTTTCCCCTTTAACTGTTTTTGCCAGAAAACAGGGGCTGGATCTGGAGCTGAGTATGACCCTTCTTAAAGGGGCAGGCCTGGTTGTTGGGGGTGACAACGATACCATTGCAGAGATAGCCGATCACAACGGTCTCATCCCCCAACAGGTTTACGCGGTGATCAAGCCTGCCTTGAAAGATGAAATTTCCGGCAAGGATGGGTTGCCGGAGTCCCCGCCGCCGGGTTTCGGAAATATGACCCTTGGGGCTGTCTGCAGTGAATATAACCTTTCCCTTCCAGAAGTTATTCGCGGTTTAAACGCGAACGATATAAAAGCCGAGGCTGGGATGACGATCAAACAGATGGCCCATGCCAATGGCATCTCTCCCATGGCGGTTTTTGAACGGCTGCGTGGCCTGGATCTCCCATAA
- a CDS encoding cupin domain-containing protein: MNKKELIKNIPFSETIDLKSLVDYEEGRVVSRTLASQKAVGITLFAFDKDEEISAHSASGDAMVQILDGEALINVGGKEITAVAGQTIVMPADVPHALYATTPFKMFLVVVKRPVEMSTL, translated from the coding sequence ATGAATAAAAAAGAACTGATCAAAAATATTCCTTTTTCCGAAACCATTGATTTAAAATCCCTTGTGGACTATGAAGAGGGACGTGTGGTGAGCCGAACCCTGGCAAGCCAGAAAGCTGTGGGCATAACCTTGTTCGCCTTTGACAAAGATGAAGAAATCAGCGCCCACTCGGCATCGGGCGACGCCATGGTCCAGATTCTGGACGGTGAGGCCCTTATCAACGTGGGCGGCAAAGAAATCACGGCCGTTGCAGGACAGACCATTGTCATGCCGGCGGATGTTCCCCATGCCCTGTATGCCACGACCCCGTTTAAAATGTTCCTGGTCGTTGTAAAACGACCGGTTGAGATGAGCACTCTGTAA
- a CDS encoding 4Fe-4S dicluster domain-containing protein — MEWTEQAEDAIAKVPFFVRKKVRKRVEKEAAQTGKNQVTLGEVKATQTRFLSGMDAEIKGYQVETCFGSEGCPNRIASADDLVEQIEALFKQEDILSLLRQQVKGDLKFHHEFRVAVAQCPNGCSQPQIKGIGIISAARPGVTEEACIGCGACVDACQEGAIALTGDGEQPEIDFDRCLMCAKCVKACPTGTLATATQGYRVQLGGRLGRHPRLAMELPGIHTQTQVIEIVKQCIRFYREKSRHGERFSNLLTRAEFEKMVQK, encoded by the coding sequence ATGGAATGGACAGAACAAGCTGAAGATGCCATCGCCAAGGTTCCTTTTTTTGTAAGAAAAAAGGTTCGTAAACGGGTGGAAAAAGAAGCCGCACAAACCGGGAAAAACCAGGTAACCCTGGGGGAGGTCAAAGCCACCCAGACCCGGTTTCTATCGGGCATGGACGCTGAAATCAAGGGATACCAGGTTGAAACCTGCTTTGGCAGCGAAGGGTGCCCCAATAGGATCGCCTCGGCCGACGATCTGGTTGAACAGATAGAGGCCCTTTTCAAACAAGAAGATATTCTTTCTCTACTCCGGCAGCAGGTCAAGGGTGATCTTAAGTTTCACCACGAGTTCCGGGTAGCCGTTGCCCAGTGTCCCAACGGCTGCTCCCAGCCCCAGATCAAGGGAATCGGCATCATTTCAGCTGCCCGTCCCGGTGTCACAGAAGAAGCATGTATCGGGTGCGGTGCCTGTGTGGATGCCTGCCAGGAAGGTGCCATTGCCCTCACTGGGGATGGGGAACAACCTGAAATTGACTTTGACCGCTGCCTCATGTGCGCAAAATGTGTCAAGGCATGCCCCACCGGTACCCTTGCCACCGCAACACAAGGTTATAGAGTCCAACTCGGCGGCAGACTCGGTCGCCATCCAAGACTTGCCATGGAGCTACCGGGAATTCATACCCAAACCCAGGTGATTGAAATCGTAAAACAATGCATCCGGTTCTACAGGGAAAAGAGCCGCCATGGCGAACGGTTCTCCAACCTTCTCACCCGGGCTGAATTTGAAAAGATGGTGCAGAAATAA
- a CDS encoding EAL and HDOD domain-containing protein, with protein sequence MDIYVARQPILDSKQSTVAYELLFRDGLANSFPDLDGDTATFRLLSNTFFSMGIDWLSMGKPAFINFPQALIERGIPLFFPKENVVIEVLEDVHPNAEVIKAVTGFKKKGFRIALDDFVFHQELTPLIEQADIIKFDFRASTLDEIEGMISTLSKYAKLKFLAEKIETHEEFQKALDLGCHLFQGYFFEKPKVLTNKSIPAVKINLIRLIAQVSKADIDFPRLIEMIRDDVSMSFRLLKFINSAYYRRKIPIDSVKDAITLMGEREIRQFILLVASAGLAEGKPQEIITTSIITGRMCELLGKEVETDFLDEELFTLGLFRNINAMLDMPMVQVLKDLPFTPRIKAGLMGENRVINHLFGAINDFIRGDWASVNLCSDHLCLLVQTMKDAYQDAVTMADEFMAASPK encoded by the coding sequence GTGGATATTTACGTTGCAAGACAACCTATTCTGGACAGCAAACAGAGCACCGTTGCATATGAGTTGCTTTTCCGAGATGGGCTTGCCAACTCCTTTCCCGACCTGGACGGGGATACGGCAACCTTCAGACTTTTGTCCAACACCTTCTTCTCCATGGGAATCGACTGGCTTTCCATGGGAAAGCCTGCATTCATCAATTTCCCCCAGGCCCTTATTGAGCGTGGAATTCCTCTGTTCTTTCCCAAAGAGAATGTGGTCATTGAGGTCCTTGAAGATGTCCATCCCAACGCCGAGGTAATCAAGGCCGTCACCGGGTTTAAGAAAAAAGGGTTTCGCATTGCACTGGATGATTTTGTCTTCCACCAGGAGTTAACTCCCCTGATCGAACAGGCAGACATCATAAAGTTCGACTTCAGAGCCTCGACCCTGGATGAGATCGAAGGTATGATTTCAACCCTTTCAAAATATGCAAAACTTAAATTCCTGGCTGAAAAAATCGAAACCCATGAAGAGTTTCAAAAGGCCCTGGACCTGGGGTGTCATCTTTTTCAGGGCTATTTCTTTGAAAAACCCAAGGTGCTCACCAACAAAAGCATTCCGGCAGTCAAGATAAACCTCATCAGGCTCATTGCCCAGGTATCAAAGGCGGATATTGATTTTCCACGGCTGATCGAAATGATCCGGGATGATGTCTCCATGTCCTTTCGCCTGCTCAAGTTTATCAATTCAGCCTATTACCGCAGAAAGATCCCCATTGATTCGGTCAAGGATGCCATCACCCTCATGGGAGAACGGGAGATCAGGCAGTTCATCCTTCTGGTTGCATCGGCTGGTCTTGCAGAGGGAAAGCCCCAGGAGATAATCACCACCTCGATTATAACAGGGCGAATGTGTGAATTGTTGGGCAAGGAAGTTGAAACGGACTTTTTAGATGAAGAGCTGTTTACCCTTGGTCTGTTTCGAAACATTAATGCCATGCTTGACATGCCAATGGTGCAGGTTCTGAAAGATCTTCCCTTTACACCACGTATCAAGGCGGGCCTCATGGGAGAAAATCGTGTGATCAATCACCTGTTTGGTGCCATCAACGATTTCATCAGGGGAGACTGGGCCAGTGTCAACCTGTGCAGCGATCACCTGTGCCTGCTTGTCCAGACCATGAAGGATGCCTACCAGGATGCTGTGACCATGGCAGATGAGTTCATGGCTGCATCTCCGAAATAG